A region of Ornithodoros turicata isolate Travis chromosome 5, ASM3712646v1, whole genome shotgun sequence DNA encodes the following proteins:
- the LOC135394285 gene encoding zinc finger protein ztf-16-like isoform X1 — MAMTKALRKMRDTYEQSLKDDMEQPASMEADGDTLNSNEGETITSELHENDSANNESSNPAPAEETRQDNRSYECDVCFMKFTQFANMRRHKLSHSGIRPFECRLCSRRFFRKDHLVEHTVRKHSKQRPLRCPFCAKTFPTVPLLKCHLSNNHSSGYNPKENICSICGFVATTPGGAKIHYMTYHVRRALRPTSPPPMRLSALLGHYPSQQPEMTIGTLGGDTYCPPVAGTASEMQHEYQEISPRITNVRTQQDESKENEDEGMVVVKTEIHSSEAEKEGDEEDTASSNKNGEELTTGAWPLPSQEHSLLSVSTSQWNSTAINGNDLGIVISPPPQASGAFGVHPGEEKLDEKQRSTPETSTADGDSGVDMRCPTAFACHYCDVVFYDRTLYLLHRGMHSLHRPWRCNLCGHLCKHRYDFASHIIAHSHA; from the coding sequence CAGTCACTGAAGGACGACATGGAGCAGCCGGCAAGCATGGAAGCAGACGGTGACACGTTGAACAGCAATGAGGGCGAAACAATCACTTCAGAGCTGCATGAAAATGACAGCGCAAATAATGAAAGCAGCAACCCCGCACCCGCAGAGGAGACACGCCAGGACAATCGTTCTTACGAGTGTGATGTATGCTTTATGAAGTTCACTCAGTTTGCTAACATGCGTCGTCACAAACTTAGCCACTCTGGCATTCGTCCCTTTGAGTGCCGTCTCTGCTCTCGACGTTTCTTCCGCAAGGACCATCTGGTAGAACATACTGTGCGCAAGCACTCTAAGCAGCGTCCCCTACGGTGTCCTTTCTGCGCCAAGACCTTCCCTACCGTTCCGCTTCTTAAATGCCACCTCTCCAACAATCACTCTTCTGGCTACAATCCCAAGGAAAACATATGTAGCATCTGTGGCTTTGTTGCGACCACCCCTGGTGGAGCAAAAATCCACTACATGACATACCACGTTCGTCGAGCACTGCGCCCCACTTCCCCACCACCCATGCGGCTGTCCGCTCTGCTTGGCCACTATCCGAGTCAGCAGCCTGAAATGACAATCGGCACACTTGGCGGTGACACCTACTGCCCTCCTGTGGCTGGTACAGCTTCGGAAATGCAGCACGAATATCAGGAAATATCTCCCAGAATCACAAATGTCCGCACCCAGCAGGACGAATCGAAAGAAAATGAGGACGAAGGCATGGTTGTTGTGAAGACGGAAATTCACAGCAGTGAAgcagagaaagaaggagacgaGGAAGACACTGCATCGAGCAACAAAAATGGAGAAGAATTAACCACAGGAGCTTGGCCATTGCCATCACAGGAACACTCCTTGCTGTCTGTTAGTACATCACAGTGGAATTCAACTGCAATTAATGGCAATGACTTAGGCATTGTTATCTCCCCTCCCCCTCAGGCTTCAGGGGCCTTTGGGGTGCACCCTGGGGAGGAAAAATTGGATGAGAAGCAACGAAGCACTCCTGAAACATCAACAGCCGATGGAGACAGTGGTGTGGACATGAGGTGTCCCACAGCCTTTGCTTGCCACTATTGTGATGTTGTGTTTTACGATCGCACACTATACTTGCTGCACAGAGGGATGCATTCTTTGCACCGGCCATGGCGGTGCAACTTGTGTGGGCACCTGTGCAAGCATCGTTACGATTTTGCCAGCCACATCATAGCTCATTCGCATGCCTGA
- the LOC135394285 gene encoding zinc finger protein ztf-16-like isoform X2 — translation MEQPASMEADGDTLNSNEGETITSELHENDSANNESSNPAPAEETRQDNRSYECDVCFMKFTQFANMRRHKLSHSGIRPFECRLCSRRFFRKDHLVEHTVRKHSKQRPLRCPFCAKTFPTVPLLKCHLSNNHSSGYNPKENICSICGFVATTPGGAKIHYMTYHVRRALRPTSPPPMRLSALLGHYPSQQPEMTIGTLGGDTYCPPVAGTASEMQHEYQEISPRITNVRTQQDESKENEDEGMVVVKTEIHSSEAEKEGDEEDTASSNKNGEELTTGAWPLPSQEHSLLSVSTSQWNSTAINGNDLGIVISPPPQASGAFGVHPGEEKLDEKQRSTPETSTADGDSGVDMRCPTAFACHYCDVVFYDRTLYLLHRGMHSLHRPWRCNLCGHLCKHRYDFASHIIAHSHA, via the coding sequence ATGGAGCAGCCGGCAAGCATGGAAGCAGACGGTGACACGTTGAACAGCAATGAGGGCGAAACAATCACTTCAGAGCTGCATGAAAATGACAGCGCAAATAATGAAAGCAGCAACCCCGCACCCGCAGAGGAGACACGCCAGGACAATCGTTCTTACGAGTGTGATGTATGCTTTATGAAGTTCACTCAGTTTGCTAACATGCGTCGTCACAAACTTAGCCACTCTGGCATTCGTCCCTTTGAGTGCCGTCTCTGCTCTCGACGTTTCTTCCGCAAGGACCATCTGGTAGAACATACTGTGCGCAAGCACTCTAAGCAGCGTCCCCTACGGTGTCCTTTCTGCGCCAAGACCTTCCCTACCGTTCCGCTTCTTAAATGCCACCTCTCCAACAATCACTCTTCTGGCTACAATCCCAAGGAAAACATATGTAGCATCTGTGGCTTTGTTGCGACCACCCCTGGTGGAGCAAAAATCCACTACATGACATACCACGTTCGTCGAGCACTGCGCCCCACTTCCCCACCACCCATGCGGCTGTCCGCTCTGCTTGGCCACTATCCGAGTCAGCAGCCTGAAATGACAATCGGCACACTTGGCGGTGACACCTACTGCCCTCCTGTGGCTGGTACAGCTTCGGAAATGCAGCACGAATATCAGGAAATATCTCCCAGAATCACAAATGTCCGCACCCAGCAGGACGAATCGAAAGAAAATGAGGACGAAGGCATGGTTGTTGTGAAGACGGAAATTCACAGCAGTGAAgcagagaaagaaggagacgaGGAAGACACTGCATCGAGCAACAAAAATGGAGAAGAATTAACCACAGGAGCTTGGCCATTGCCATCACAGGAACACTCCTTGCTGTCTGTTAGTACATCACAGTGGAATTCAACTGCAATTAATGGCAATGACTTAGGCATTGTTATCTCCCCTCCCCCTCAGGCTTCAGGGGCCTTTGGGGTGCACCCTGGGGAGGAAAAATTGGATGAGAAGCAACGAAGCACTCCTGAAACATCAACAGCCGATGGAGACAGTGGTGTGGACATGAGGTGTCCCACAGCCTTTGCTTGCCACTATTGTGATGTTGTGTTTTACGATCGCACACTATACTTGCTGCACAGAGGGATGCATTCTTTGCACCGGCCATGGCGGTGCAACTTGTGTGGGCACCTGTGCAAGCATCGTTACGATTTTGCCAGCCACATCATAGCTCATTCGCATGCCTGA